Proteins co-encoded in one Marinomonas sp. IMCC 4694 genomic window:
- a CDS encoding methyl-accepting chemotaxis protein — protein sequence MNRITLKALILGAFILILGTMAATNYLGINSLSNMNTSINAIVDSSAEKVKVAARARQDILFIGRSEKNIILARTQEEMDEFAASMNTAISDLNAKLGTLRALANDDGIRRLDQFEKTWDEYLVLNEEIRLLARLNSNKRATDLSKGTAREAYDVAEATLVTLGSVYESRVEDVVNLESLQAQNVIQTLVYNLRTKIVEAQRAEKNVILSISESEMALYKTAFSNAKSDIDFIVDELLILTTGENKQLIQTFSDQVKGYFALSEEVQTITAENGNSRAFALSSGAGRAALEQAEQYIADIVKINDSDMQTDKVTSDTNYTNARNILLISLAVSIIIALLIAWTVIRRVNLVSKITERIGKGDLTETFDPKASDADIYGVLRNMNSSLKGIVSEVVEASGNVSVGSAQLSSTGQEIAQGATEQAASLEEISSSMEEMASNISHSADNAKQTEQIARKAAIDAEATGKAVDEAVAAMKEIANKIGVIEEISRQTNLLALNAAIEAARAGEHGKGFTVVAAEVRKLAERSQNAASEIVTLAQGSLDVSEQAGKMLVQLLPDIRKTSDLVQEISASAREQDSGAAEVNKALQQLDQVVQQSAAAAEEMASTSEELSAQSEQLSNTMTFFNLDNSGSNNANSHRSNGGGRGQSSKKSAIPKPMTAQKKLTSNDRDTTQGVSIDLDDDSSEFVRY from the coding sequence ATGAACAGAATTACCTTAAAAGCACTCATATTAGGAGCATTTATCCTAATTTTAGGCACCATGGCCGCCACGAACTATTTGGGTATCAATTCATTATCCAACATGAACACCAGCATCAACGCCATTGTGGACAGCAGTGCTGAAAAAGTAAAAGTGGCCGCCAGAGCACGACAAGACATTTTATTCATTGGTCGTTCCGAAAAGAACATCATCCTTGCTCGTACCCAAGAAGAAATGGATGAGTTTGCGGCGTCCATGAATACCGCCATATCAGACCTCAACGCAAAGCTCGGTACATTGCGCGCCTTGGCGAATGACGATGGCATAAGAAGGCTCGACCAGTTCGAAAAAACGTGGGATGAATACCTAGTATTAAACGAAGAAATTCGTCTACTGGCGCGTCTTAACTCGAACAAAAGAGCCACCGATTTAAGCAAAGGAACGGCACGCGAAGCTTATGACGTTGCTGAGGCGACACTGGTTACCTTAGGAAGCGTGTACGAATCGAGAGTAGAAGACGTCGTCAACCTTGAGAGTTTGCAAGCTCAAAACGTTATCCAGACCTTAGTATACAACCTACGCACCAAAATAGTGGAAGCGCAGCGTGCTGAAAAAAATGTCATTTTGTCTATCTCAGAATCCGAAATGGCACTCTACAAAACCGCTTTCTCCAATGCTAAAAGTGACATCGACTTTATCGTTGATGAGCTATTAATTCTGACCACTGGGGAAAACAAACAGCTTATACAAACCTTTTCAGATCAGGTTAAAGGGTATTTTGCCTTATCGGAAGAAGTGCAAACTATTACCGCTGAAAACGGCAATAGTCGTGCTTTTGCCCTATCTTCTGGCGCTGGACGAGCCGCGCTGGAACAAGCCGAGCAATACATTGCTGACATTGTCAAAATCAATGACAGCGACATGCAAACAGACAAAGTCACCAGCGACACGAATTACACCAACGCCCGTAACATTCTTCTTATCTCTTTGGCCGTGTCGATCATCATCGCCCTGCTAATAGCGTGGACGGTCATCCGTCGTGTCAATCTCGTCAGCAAAATCACCGAGCGCATTGGTAAAGGAGATCTAACGGAAACGTTTGACCCTAAAGCCAGCGATGCGGATATTTATGGCGTTCTAAGAAATATGAACAGCAGCCTTAAAGGCATCGTTTCTGAAGTCGTAGAAGCGTCTGGTAACGTCTCTGTCGGCAGCGCTCAACTCAGCTCAACAGGGCAAGAAATCGCTCAAGGTGCGACAGAACAAGCGGCGTCACTTGAAGAAATATCCTCTTCCATGGAAGAAATGGCGTCTAATATTTCGCACAGTGCCGACAATGCCAAACAAACCGAGCAAATCGCGCGCAAAGCCGCCATCGACGCCGAAGCCACTGGCAAAGCGGTTGACGAAGCGGTCGCGGCAATGAAAGAGATTGCGAACAAAATTGGCGTGATTGAAGAAATATCTCGCCAAACCAATCTATTGGCTTTAAACGCCGCAATAGAAGCCGCCCGTGCAGGAGAGCATGGTAAAGGCTTCACCGTTGTCGCCGCCGAAGTCAGAAAATTGGCAGAACGTAGCCAAAATGCCGCGTCAGAAATCGTCACACTGGCCCAAGGAAGCCTAGATGTTTCCGAGCAAGCGGGCAAAATGCTGGTTCAGCTGTTGCCTGACATTCGTAAAACATCGGATTTAGTTCAAGAAATCAGTGCATCCGCCAGAGAGCAAGATTCGGGGGCGGCTGAAGTCAACAAGGCGTTACAGCAATTAGACCAAGTCGTACAGCAGTCCGCCGCCGCGGCCGAAGAAATGGCCTCAACGTCGGAAGAGCTGTCTGCACAATCTGAACAGTTAAGCAACACAATGACTTTTTTCAATCTGGACAATTCAGGCAGCAACAACGCAAACAGTCATCGCTCTAATGGTGGTGGTCGCGGCCAATCCAGTAAAAAGTCGGCCATCCCTAAGCCGATGACTGCGCAAAAAAAGCTGACGTCAAATGATCGTGATACAACACAAGGTGTGTCCATTGACCTTGACGATGACTCGTCTGAGTTTGTGCGTTATTAA
- a CDS encoding threonine aldolase family protein, translating into MKVAFTSDNIAGASESVFNAMMEAAQGDAMPYGHDDGTAHVTRMLSELFECDVDVFLVSTGTAANVLSISALTPPWGSVLCHQESHLLNDESTAPEFYTSGARFVGMGGADAKMDPVQLQKLVNQKIGDVHSCQPSVISLSQVTEVGSVYSLDEIRAITDVAKTAGLPVHMDGARFANALLALGCTPAEMTWKAGVDMVSFGATKNGVMASEAIVVFKQSLEDKGVSSEKVAKDLGYRRKRGGHLHSKMRLLSSQMIAYLTDDLWRINAAHANAMMAHLQDGLKTVPGVKINTPAQANMLFCTLPLPMIEHLQAEGFGFYGGRWEEGVIRLVTSFRTPKEGVEAFVDCARNFAS; encoded by the coding sequence ATGAAGGTTGCGTTTACCAGTGACAATATTGCCGGAGCGTCAGAGTCTGTTTTTAACGCCATGATGGAAGCCGCTCAAGGTGATGCCATGCCGTACGGCCATGATGATGGCACGGCGCACGTCACGCGTATGTTGTCGGAACTGTTTGAGTGTGATGTGGATGTGTTTTTGGTGTCTACCGGTACGGCCGCGAATGTATTGAGTATCAGTGCGTTAACGCCACCTTGGGGGAGTGTATTGTGCCACCAAGAAAGCCATCTGCTAAACGACGAAAGTACCGCGCCGGAGTTTTACACCAGTGGTGCGCGGTTTGTTGGCATGGGGGGTGCGGATGCAAAGATGGATCCTGTTCAACTGCAAAAATTGGTCAATCAGAAAATCGGAGATGTGCATTCTTGTCAGCCTTCTGTAATCAGTTTGTCGCAAGTGACCGAAGTGGGCAGTGTGTATTCTTTGGATGAAATTCGAGCCATTACCGATGTGGCCAAAACGGCAGGCTTGCCAGTTCACATGGATGGCGCGCGTTTTGCCAATGCTTTGTTGGCTTTGGGTTGTACGCCAGCTGAAATGACATGGAAAGCGGGCGTGGATATGGTGTCTTTTGGCGCGACAAAAAATGGTGTGATGGCGTCTGAAGCCATCGTTGTGTTTAAGCAGTCTTTAGAAGATAAAGGCGTCTCTAGCGAGAAAGTAGCCAAAGATCTGGGTTATCGTCGTAAGCGTGGCGGTCATTTGCATTCGAAAATGCGTTTGCTGTCGTCGCAGATGATTGCTTACTTAACGGATGATTTGTGGCGTATTAACGCGGCTCATGCCAATGCCATGATGGCGCACCTGCAAGACGGTTTGAAAACCGTTCCGGGCGTAAAAATTAATACGCCAGCGCAAGCCAATATGCTGTTTTGTACCTTGCCACTGCCAATGATTGAGCATTTGCAGGCGGAAGGTTTCGGCTTTTATGGCGGTCGTTGGGAAGAAGGTGTTATTCGTTTGGTGACATCTTTTAGAACGCCAAAAGAAGGGGTTGAAGCGTTTGTTGACTGTGCGCGAAATTTTGCGTCATAA
- a CDS encoding chemotaxis protein CheW, which yields MTNQLDTEKQSLVSATNDDDVLQLLTFMLDDEIYGADITQVQEVLEYRRITPVPRTPSFMLGVINLRGKVVPVLDLRQQFGMAVSELTVNTCIVIIDIELENEKVSLGLLTDAVKEVIELTHDDISPAPRIGSRIDTRFISGMGHHNEEFIIILNLARVLADEELGDVFESITNVTDQNNSATKDATADH from the coding sequence ATGACAAATCAATTAGATACTGAAAAACAGTCTCTCGTTTCAGCAACGAATGACGACGATGTCCTTCAGTTACTCACGTTTATGTTGGACGATGAAATCTATGGCGCCGACATTACCCAAGTACAAGAAGTTTTAGAATACCGCCGTATCACTCCCGTACCACGCACCCCTAGCTTTATGCTAGGGGTCATCAACTTACGAGGTAAAGTCGTGCCGGTGCTGGATTTGCGTCAGCAATTTGGGATGGCTGTGTCTGAATTGACAGTGAATACCTGCATTGTCATTATCGACATCGAACTGGAAAACGAAAAAGTCTCACTGGGGCTGTTAACCGATGCGGTAAAAGAGGTGATCGAACTGACCCATGACGACATCAGCCCAGCACCTAGAATAGGCAGCCGAATTGATACTCGATTTATCAGTGGCATGGGACACCACAATGAAGAGTTTATTATCATATTGAACTTAGCGAGAGTATTGGCCGATGAAGAGCTAGGCGACGTATTTGAGTCAATTACGAATGTTACCGATCAAAATAACTCAGCCACAAAGGACGCTACAGCCGATCATTAA
- a CDS encoding amidohydrolase family protein translates to MSVFTERKIDCHNHIFDPQSFPYQADTPYAPEGHEVATADYFLHVLETYGVSHALLVGPNSAYGENDNRALLDAIARSNGRFKGMAVVKQDASTEELAQLKAKGVIGVTFNVAYYGFEHFAQSALLMDRLADLDMIVQVQVEDEQMLDLAPLLMHTKAHILIDHCGRPNIEKGITNKGFQAVLALAKTQRTYIKVSGFAKFTQGLFPYVDTQPYVEAIIESFGEDYIIWGSDWPFLKAQHRMDYGTLLTLAQKQFPDARIRAKFFWENAAKLCGFPL, encoded by the coding sequence ATGTCGGTGTTCACTGAACGTAAAATAGATTGCCATAATCACATTTTTGACCCACAGAGCTTTCCCTATCAAGCCGATACGCCTTATGCACCAGAAGGCCATGAAGTCGCCACGGCGGATTATTTCCTACACGTTTTAGAAACCTACGGTGTTTCTCATGCCTTATTAGTTGGACCAAATTCCGCCTACGGTGAAAATGACAATCGCGCTTTATTGGATGCAATAGCGCGCTCTAATGGTCGTTTCAAAGGCATGGCTGTCGTCAAACAAGATGCATCGACAGAAGAACTTGCGCAATTAAAAGCTAAAGGTGTGATCGGTGTCACCTTTAATGTCGCTTATTATGGGTTTGAGCACTTTGCGCAATCGGCACTTTTGATGGATCGCCTAGCCGACCTCGATATGATTGTTCAAGTGCAAGTCGAAGACGAGCAAATGCTCGATCTCGCGCCGTTATTAATGCACACCAAGGCACACATTCTGATTGACCATTGTGGCCGACCAAACATTGAAAAAGGTATTACTAACAAGGGTTTTCAAGCCGTGCTTGCGCTAGCAAAAACGCAACGTACTTACATCAAGGTGTCTGGTTTTGCCAAATTCACACAGGGCCTCTTTCCTTATGTGGACACACAACCTTATGTCGAGGCCATTATTGAAAGTTTCGGAGAGGATTACATAATTTGGGGATCAGATTGGCCGTTTTTAAAAGCACAACATAGGATGGATTATGGCACCTTACTCACCCTTGCACAGAAGCAATTTCCTGATGCAAGGATACGAGCAAAGTTTTTCTGGGAGAACGCAGCCAAACTCTGCGGCTTTCCACTATAG